In Plasmodium sp. gorilla clade G2 genome assembly, chromosome: 5, one genomic interval encodes:
- a CDS encoding cytosolic preribosomal GTP-binding protein, putative, with the protein MSILQKIADIEAEMAKTQKNKATNYHLGLLKAKLSKLKAQLIEGGTKGGGGEGEGFDVSKTGDARIGLVGFPSVGKSTLLNKLTGTFSEVASYEFTTLTCVPGIFKYKGAKMQLLDLPGIIEGAKDGKGRGKQVIAVAKSCSLILIVLDVLKPLTYKKIIEKELEGFGIRLNKKPPNIIFQKKDKGGINITHTVPLNNLDEEMIKSICHEYRIINANISIRCEATVDDIIDVIEGNRLYVPCIYVLNKVDQITMEELNLVTKLPHNVPISAHLEWNLDGLLEAIWNYLDLVRIYTKPKGQIPDYESPVILKKEKCKVEHFCKKIHRSLVQQLKYALVWGKSVKHNPQKVGKDHELNDEDVVQLVKK; encoded by the coding sequence atgtcgatattacaaaaaattgCCGATATTGAAGCCGAAATGGCCAAAACCCAAAAGAACAAAGCCACGAACTATCACTTAGGGTTATTAAAAGCAAAATTATCAAAACTAAAAGCTCAATTAATTGAAGGAGGTACAAAAGGAGGAGGAGGAGAAGGTGAAGGATTTGATGTCTCAAAAACAGGAGATGCAAGAATTGGTTTGGTTGGATTTCCATCAGTAGGGAAGTCtacattattaaataaattaacagGCACATTTTCTGAAGTAGCGTCATATGAATTTACAACTTTAACTTGTGTACCtggtatatttaaatataaaggaGCTAAAATGCAATTATTAGATCTTCCTGGTATTATTGAAGGAGCAAAAGATGGAAAGGGAAGAGGTAAACAAGTTATTGCAGTAGCCAAAAGTTgttctttaattttaatcGTTTTAGATGTCTTAAAACcattaacatataaaaaaattatagaaaaaGAATTAGAAGGTTTTGGTATAAGATTAAATAAGAAACCaccaaatattatttttcaaaaaaaagataaaggtGGTATTAATATAACACACACGGTaccattaaataatttagatGAAGAAATGATTAAATCTATTTGTCATGAATATAGAATTATAAATGCAAATATTTCTATAAGATGTGAAGCAACTGTTGATGATATTATTGATGTTATAGAAGGAAATCGTTTATATGTACCttgtatttatgtattaaataaagTAGATCAAATAACAATGGAAGAATTAAATCTTGTAACCAAACTACCTCATAATGTTCCTATTTCAGCACATCTAGAATGGAATTTAGATGGACTCTTAGAAGCTATATGGAATTATTTAGATTTAGTTCGTATATATACAAAACCTAAAGGACAAATACCAGATTATGAATCTCCtgttattttgaaaaaagaaaaatgtaaaGTTGAACATTTctgtaaaaaaatacacagaTCGTTAGTACAACAATTAAAATATGCCCTCGTATGGGGGAAATCGGTTAAGCATAATCCTCAAAAAGTCGGAAAGGACCACGAGTTGAATGATGAGGATGTAGTTCAGTTGgtcaaaaaataa
- a CDS encoding 50S ribosomal protein L12, apicoplast, putative, with protein sequence MKSVGSKVTKLIGKILFKKEKKDRRRKNNKTTDSSLFVIIKKRSCLLLYIILSILYITYCMECIVCVKISKNDNWINRNKFFFLENKINNDHYGKKSFINNKRKHISKKDNVINNHKNFKLKSSKVDEIIESLKNLTLLEASELVKKIEITFSVDTKQNLNASSSSGQENKQNEADGKDNEEDEENKVYDLILENIEPNKKIPIIKIVKEIKKDLNLKQAKDLVDNLPQTLFEKVNKETADKWKTKLTEAGGIVKLK encoded by the coding sequence ATGAAAAGTGTAGGAAGTAAAGTTACTAAATTGATAGGAaagatattatttaaaaaggaaaagaaagatagaagaagaaaaaataataagacgACCGATTCTTCGttatttgttataataaaaaaaagaagttgtttattgttatatattattttatcaatactatatataacatattgtATGGAATGTATTGTATGTGTGAAAATATCAAAGAATGACAACTGGataaatagaaataaattttttttccttgaaaataaaataaataatgatcatTATGGTAAGAAAAgctttataaataataaaagaaaacatatttcaaaaaaagataatgttataaataatcataaaaattttaaattaaaaagttCAAAGGTTGATGAAATAATAGAaagtttaaaaaatttaacatTACTAGAAGCTAGTGAAttagtaaaaaaaattgaaataaCATTTTCTGTTGATACAAAACAAAATTTAAATGCATCCAGTTCAAGTGGACaagaaaataaacaaaatgaagCTGATGGAAAAgataatgaagaagatgaagaaaataaagtatatgatttaatactagaaaatatagaacctaataaaaaaatacctatcataaaaattgttaaagaaataaaaaaagatctAAATTTAAAACAAGCAAAAGATTTAGTTGATAATTTACCACAAACACTTTTTGAAAAAGTTAACAAAGAAACGGCAGATAAGTGGAAAACAAAATTGACAGAAGCGGGGGGGATAGTTAAATTGAAATGA
- a CDS encoding mitochondrial import receptor subunit TOM22, putative: protein MGTALSKIITINEENRLLISNKPIFQLAHKDAIRMRNKLRVAKNRINNFLKKSIKTTSWVVWIAGVSVVVLVTPIAFQYEKECQLFEMQAQFFQAQQAANVPQLN from the coding sequence ATGGGAACAGCACTATCAAAAATTATTAcaataaatgaagaaaatcgTTTGCTAATATCAAACAAGCCAATTTTTCAATTAGCACATAAAGATGCAATTCGTATGAGAAATAAATTAAGAGTAGCAAAGAAtagaataaataattttcttaaaAAGAGTATAAAAACAACATCATGGGTTGTATGGATAGCAGGTGTTTCAGTTGTTGTATTAGTAACACCTATAGCTTTTCAATATGAGAAAGAATGTCAATTATTTGAAATGCAAGCTCAGTTCTTTCAAGCTCAACAGGCAGCCAACGTTCCACAATTAAACTga
- a CDS encoding ubiquitin fusion degradation protein UFD1, putative, which translates to MDDDFVRALNKFNSKFCFSNKKNSLNEVLQNKKNDKGEDINCNKLKKDLELQYIHSSNNKICQKFLTLPLNKKSDKLKDHSDKVILPVSILKTLEKGNYKNEVEFPYTFSIKNVQNNYITHACVLEFSSNEGIIFVSDNIKQNLGLDKPQSSSIARVLITYCILSKCDFIKLDSLNDNINDIKYMKNLLENELSLNYSTLTLGDYIHINHLKFYISELEPDNAVSLINTDINVDICERTNIDEYKNVKTIGDHKDIYEIIKIDIPINNTIQKGMNKYKFIINNNILDLLKKGKIELVINLESTMKLNCLNLFISFSPLDSVSEVIHHLYIDDCNTDPIVINREIIKSILKIHFSCLMKDEQCNTNNDNHDNNHDDYKDVHNTYNSTSSDHLENDKIEIQNYDDSFLEYIFEHFFPHIIYIGVHNYMDTLVEYNICLKLNEEKNMNTKKDDNNNKCVNGPLFINNNNINLLRNISMITPDRENIKSDDEYIRCDNCLKDILKYNIHMHKIHCIKNFIVCNICKKVLKKNEKENHIHCDICNEGLYLNEKEKHEFIWHTQIKCVCNKILYRKQFIFHQNLFCPKKIIYCTYCNIFTQSNINIYNEEFILATFFDIYDNVKTNNTTINKSIKYYYNILFTYFHFFFKYIKNTEHEKYCGSKSINCTICKKIIYRNHYLLHLNTIHHFNKTESFKIINENVDYSQLMNDTKHKS; encoded by the exons atggaTGATGACTTTGTTAGAGCTCTTAATAAATTCAATTCCAAATTTTGTTtcagtaataaaaaaaattcactGAATGAAGTTCTTCAGAACAAAAAGAATGATAAAGGAGAGGATATAAAttgtaataaattaaaaaaggatttagaattacaatatattcatagttctaataataaaatatgtcaGAAATTTTTAACTCTACCACTAAACAAAAAATCGGATAAACTAAAAGACCACTCAGATAAAGTTATACTA cCAGTGTCTATTCTGAAAACCTTAGAAAAAGGCAACTACAAGAATGAAGTAGAATTTCCATATACATTTAGTATTAAGAACgtacaaaataattatattacacATGCATGTGTTTTAGAATTTAGTTCGAATGAAGGAATAATCTTTGTTtcagataatataaaacaaaatctAGGATTAGATAAACCTCAAAGTAGTAGTATAGCGCGTGTTTTAATAACATATTGTATACTATCTAAATgtgattttataaaattagatTCTTTAAacgataatattaatgatataaaatatatgaaaaatttatTAGAAAATGAATTAAGTCTAAATTATAGTACTTTAACTTTAGGagattatatacatattaatcatcttaaattttatataagtgAACTAGAACCTGATAATGCTGTTTCTTTAATAAATACAGATATTAATGTTGATATATGCGAAAGAACAAATattgatgaatataaaaatgttaaaacTATTGGCGAtcataaagatatatatgaaattattaaaattgatATACCTATAAATAATACTATTCAGAAAggtatgaataaatataaatttattattaataataatatattagattTATTGAAAAAAGGTAAAATTGAACTAGTTATTAATTTAGAATCAACTATGAAGTTGAAttgtttaaatttatttatatcattttcacCTCTAGATTCAGTATCAGAAGTcattcatcatttatatattgatgaTTGTAATACTGATCCAATTGTAATAAATAGAGAGATCATCAAaagtattttaaaaatacacTTTTCCTGTTTAATGAAAGACGAACAAtgtaatacaaataatgataatcatGATAATAATCATGATGATTATAAAGATGTGCATAATACATACAATAGTACCTCTAGTGATCATCTTGAGAATGATAAAATAGAAATACAAAATTATGATGATTCCTTTTTAGAATACATATTTGAACATTTCTTcccacatataatatatataggcGTACATAATTACATGGATACACTTgtagaatataatatatgcttaaaattaaatgaagaaaaaaatatgaatacaaAAAAGGATGACAATAACAATAAATGTGTTAATGGaccattatttattaataataataatattaatttgttGAGAAATATAAGTATGATCACACCAGATagagaaaatataaagagtgatgatgaatatattagATGTGATAATTGTcttaaagatatattaaaatataatatacatatgcaTAAAATTCATTGTATAAAGAATTTCATTGTgtgtaatatatgtaaaaaagtgttaaaaaaaaatgagaaagaaAATCATATACATTGTGATATATGTAATGAAggattatatttaaatgaaaaagaaaaacatgaATTTATATGGCATACTCAAATAAAATGTGtatgtaataaaattttatatcgtaaacaatttatttttcatcaaaatttattttgtccaaaaaaaattatatattgtacttattgtaatatttttactcaatcaaatattaatatatataatgaagaatTTATTTTAGCTAccttttttgatatatatgataatgtcaaaacaaataatactacaataaataaatctatcaaatattattacaatatattatttacatattttcatttcttttttaaatatattaaaaatacagAACATGAAAAGTATTGTGGATCAAAATCTATTAACTGTActatttgtaaaaaaattatttatagaaaTCATTACCTTTTACATTTAAATACAATTcatcattttaataaaacggagtcctttaaaattataaatgaaaacGTTGATTATAGCCAATTAATGAATGACACAAAACATAAatcataa
- a CDS encoding tRNA-YW synthesizing protein, putative yields MGIVDQEFLLKNILVTHCNEKKVKINISVIYGSGDGNSYNRAKDFLNELIEYFNNVHLFLNDINEIINKDIYINHINSKMNDGDMVQKKDYNEKKIEIKNNYKNDKCDNNDNIGSNITFKSNYINPSLNMNDMNNLENEIIEYFKLRFDQYQVNTNNNNNNKNNKMKNNKEKISRSGYENMVTLYFNKNINYLESYKENIKMFNSKFRNYVDCIIDNNKIGKIYFNLIDGNNHDYYSFFDSTENYNLNILFFFISTSSHGSFPNNSFKIDEIFTDMLNDFRIEKNYLKDIFFSCIGFGNKEYGDKYFCIPIKKCEKYIHSLGAQKLYKTLKLCDTQDNEETLFLWKCNIFKTLSLSLFFYSFNYMKRWYMNKTIYDTLSYYCYFFSNHTNFYVNESEDNKYINDQKNQKKKNKKKKKSDDHSINSMDLLEVSHSNNEYQENNPLIDHNNNKCFNNEIYNTQNGIYYSNFKDVQQMCLSNIDSEEKKIKDKINTTMNEKREELNVNEDLDLHRGDTEKIEGCTNCNCESMNEYNDKNNTYHTNNIETYKDSTSESEASSNDSYVDDEEEHIEVEDLISGEKKDMLSSSQRNKLTKEGYKIVGSHSAVKLCRWTKSQVRGRGGCYKHTFYGINSYQCMEATPSLACANKCVFCWRHHKNPVGVKWRWNMDKAEIIVEEIIKKHKAMIKELKGIYGIILERFEKAMNIKHCALSLVGEPIMYPEINKLIDELHKRNISTFLVTNAQFPIELQNLNPVTQLYLSIDAPNKEALKNIDRPLFKDFWDRYIKCIKILKNRKERKVFRFTLVKEYNMMENEINSYINLIELGYPDFIEIKAVTYCGSSQGYQLTMKNIPWHEEVYQFAWNLINKKKSLSDIYQISCEHKHSCSILIAKKIFKINNKWNTWIDYEKFQQLIKNKQNFNALDYSIETPQWAIYGSQESGFSPCEKRVYTKGKYKNKKN; encoded by the coding sequence ATGGGAATTGTGGATCAAGAATTTCTCTTGAAGAATATCCTAGTAACACActgtaatgaaaaaaaagtgaAGATAAACATATCTGTGATATATGGATCAGGTGATGGTAATAGTTATAATAGAGCTAAAGATTTCTTAAACGAATTAatagaatattttaataatgttcatttatttttgaatGACATAAATGAGattattaataaagatatatacataaaccATATAAATAGTAAGATGAATGATGGTGATATGGTTCAAAAGAAagattataatgaaaaaaaaatagaaattaaaaataattataagaatGATAAATGTGATAATAACGATAATATTGGTAGTAATATAACATTTAAgagtaattatataaatccatccttaaatatgaatgatatgaataatttagaaaatgaaataatagaatattttaaattacgTTTTGATCAATATCAAGTGaatactaataataataataataataaaaataataagatgaAGAATAATAAAGAGAAAATATCAAGATCAGGCTATGAAAATATGGtaacattatattttaataagaatataaattatttagaaTCTTATAaagagaatataaaaatgttcaaCAGTAAATTTAGAAATTATGTTGATTGTataatagataataataaaatagggaaaatatattttaatttaattgaTGGAAATAATCatgattattattcattttttgatAGCacagaaaattataatttaaatattttatttttttttattagtaCATCTAGTCATGGGTCGTTCcctaataattcttttaaaattgATGAAATTTTTACAGACATGTTAAATGATTTTCGAAttgaaaagaattatttaaaagatatattttttagttGTATTGGATTTGGCAATAAAGAATATGgagataaatatttttgtattcctataaaaaaatgtgagaaatatatacattcatTAGGAgcacaaaaattatataaaacattaaaatTATGTGATACACAAGATAATGAAGaaactttatttttatggaagtgtaatatatttaaaacgCTTAGTTTGtctttatttttctattcttttaattatatgaaacgatggtatatgaataaaacaatatatgataccttatcatattattgttattttttttcaaatcatacaaatttttatgttaatGAGAGTGAAgacaacaaatatattaatgatcaaaagaaccaaaaaaaaaaaaataagaaaaaaaaaaaaagtgatgaTCATTCTATAAATTCGATGGATCTATTGGAAGTAAGTCACTCTAATAATGAGTACCAAGAAAACAATCCTTTAattgatcataataataacaaatgttttaataatgaaatatataatacacagaatggtatatattatagcAATTTTAAAGATGTTCAACAAATGTGTTTGTCAAATATTGAtagtgaagaaaaaaaaataaaggataaaataaatactaCGATGAATGAAAAGAGAGAAGAATTAAATGTCAATGAAGATTTAGATTTACACCGTGGGGATACTGAAAAAATTGAAGGGTGCACAAATTGTAATTGTGAATCGatgaatgaatataatgataagaaCAATACATatcatacaaataatattgagACATATAAAGATTCAACCTCAGAAAGTGAAGCATCAAGTAATGATAGCTATGTGGATGATGAAGAGGAACACATAGAAGTAGAAGATCTCATATCAGGAGAAAAAAAGGATATGTTAAGTTCTAGTCAGAGAAACAAACTAACAAAAGAAGGTTATAAAATAGTAGGATCTCATAGTGCAGTAAAATTATGTCGATGGACAAAATCACAGGTCAGAGGTAGAGGTGGTTGTTATAAACATACTTTTTATGGTATTAATTCTTATCAATGTATGGAAGCAACACCTAGTTTGGCTTGTGCAAATAAATGTGTATTCTGTTGGAGACATCATAAAAATCCTGTAGGTGTAAAATGGAGATGGAATATGGATAAAGCAGAAATTATAGTTgaagaaataattaaaaaacataaagctatgataaaagaattaaaaggtATATATGGTATTATTCTTGAACGTTTTGAAAAAGCtatgaatataaaacattGTGCATTATCATTAGTAGGAGAACCTATTATGTATCcagaaattaataaattaatagatGAATtacataaaagaaatatatcaaCATTTCTAGTAACTAATGCTCAATTCCCAATAGAATTACAAAATTTAAATCCAGTTACACAATTATATTTGTCTATAGATGCTCCAAATAAAGAagctttaaaaaatattgatagACCTTTATTTAAAGATTTCTGGgatagatatataaaatgtattaaaatattaaaaaatcgTAAAGAAAGAAAAGTATTCAGATTTACTTTagtaaaagaatataatatgatggaaaatgaaataaatagtTATATCAATTTAATAGAATTAGGATATCCAGattttatagaaataaaGGCTGTTACATATTGTGGCTCATCACAAGGATATCAATTAACTATGAAAAATATCCCATGGCATGAAGAAGTATATCAATTTGCGTGGAAtctaattaataaaaaaaaatctttatcagatatatatcaaatttcTTGTGAACATAAACATTCATGTAGTATATTAAttgcaaaaaaaatatttaaaataaataataaatggaaTACATGGATTGATTATGAAAAATTTCAAcaacttataaaaaataaacaaaattttaATGCCCTCGATTATTCAATAGAAACTCCACAATGGGCAATTTATGGATCTCAAGAAAGTGGTTTTAGCCCTTGTGAAAAAAGGGTATATACAAagggaaaatataaaaataaaaaaaactag
- a CDS encoding zinc finger protein, putative, whose product MMVKNGNSNQSAASIAQIPRKKQFYKTKMCPWFFSGRCDRGMDCLFAHSQDELNPIPDLSFTSLCPLTKKSGLCKNEKCSYAHSVCELRPTGDLYKTAPCTKFLRGKCNAEEHCRHAHFIEELRPLPGNLTPSQNAINMMLSSSISNPVQKGHKKSNHSNSNNNNNNKNNNHNNNHNNNNNNNNWDNKKNEKYVKKSNCLSESYPSSGNMNNNINNNVNGNHNRYNKKFVKNASSDNTNINNSMNSSMNSSMNTKISSNFNSSMTNSINSNISTNSHSNVHNHMHNKMNNHNNGTMNSNINNKSYKKSSSYPNKISAHLKNKEINEEHNNMNTLNFKKYLINNSNMENSSNATSNIMSTFNLPQIQNVCNQGNQASSSYNTMNGMINKESNMNGNMNGNMNGNMNANMNANMNANMNANMNANMNANMNANINANINGNMNGNMNGSMYSSMCGSMYGSMHSSMLGNMNGNMNDSMNLFMNGNMNMLMNVQMNEYMNAHMNSNTSNNHFYNLNKPNSNEGLINHYSSFSTKEPSTPMRMSSNSSKDFTSNNEENNLADTIEHMEITAQDSALKVIEDDNDKMNSSDIKNFLNLLQFKNSGSFNEEHFLFNDDDCVNNVNMSGIMNNTKRMYNMNDMNHMNSMNNNSNNFSSINPSYLQAYDSLTSIGKEHLEQPLCLEKHLAEQYVHNNMIQTNNNQDTMNDFESNENLQNAYNKLNNSSLTSCSNFWNYPEDELSTSAQQMAQKVEIFDY is encoded by the coding sequence ATGATGGTAAAGAATGGAAACAGTAATCAATCAGCTGCTTCTATAGCACAAATACCAAGGAAGAAACAATtctataaaacaaaaatgtgTCCCTGGTTTTTTTCAGGAAGATGTGATAGAGGTATGGATTGTTTATTTGCACATTCTCAAGATGAATTAAATCCTATCCCTGATTTAAGTTTTACAAGTTTATGTCCCTTAACAAAGAAATCAGGATTATGTAAAAACGAAAAATGTAGTTATGCACATTCTGTATGTGAATTAAGACCCACTGgagatttatataaaactGCTCCATGTACAAAATTTTTAAGAGGAAAATGTAATGCTGAGGAACATTGTAGACATGCTCATTTTATTGAAGAGTTAAGACCCTTACCTGGAAATTTGACCCCTTCACAAAATGCTATTAATATGATGCTTTCATCATCTATAAGTAATCCTGTGCAAAAAGGACACAAAAAAAGCAACCACAGCAAcagcaataataataataataataaaaataataatcacaATAATAatcacaataataataataataataacaattgggacaataagaaaaatgaaaaatatgtgaAGAAATCCAATTGCTTATCAGAGTCATACCCATCATCTggaaatatgaacaataatatcaataataatgTGAATGGAAATCATAATAGgtataacaaaaaatttgTGAAAAACGCTAGCTCAGATAATACCAACATCAACAACAGCATGAATAGCAGTATGAATAGTAGTATGAACACAAAAATAAGCAGTAATTTTAATAGTAGCATGACCAATAGTATTAACAGTAATATCAGCACGAATTCTCACAGTAACGTACATAATCATATgcataataaaatgaacaaTCATAACAATGGTACTATGAATAgtaatatcaataataaaaGTTACAAGAAAAGTTCTTCCTATCCAAATAAAATATCTGCACACCTTAAGAATAAGGAAATCAACGAAGAACATAATAACATGAACACTTTGAATTTTAAAAagtatttaattaataatagcAATATGGAAAATAGTTCAAATGCTACATCGAATATAATGAGTACCTTTAATTTGCCACAGATACAAAATGTATGTAACCAAGGAAATCAAGCAAGTAGTTCGTATAATACCATGAATGGTATGATTAATAAGGAGAGTAATATGAATGGAAATATGAATGGAAATATGAATGGAAATATGAATGCAAATATGAATGCAAATATGAATGCAAATATGAATGCAAATATGAATGCAAATATGAATGCAAATATGAATGCAAATATTAATGCAAATATTAATGGCAATATGAATGGCAATATGAATGGTAGTATGTATAGTAGTATGTGTGGTAGTATGTATGGTAGTATGCATAGCAGTATGTTGGGCAACATGAATGGTAATATGAATGACAGTATGAATCTTTTTATGAATGGAAATATGAATATGCTTATGAATGTTCAGATGAATGAATATATGAATGCACATATGAATAGCAATACCAGTAACaaccatttttataatttaaacaaACCAAATAGTAATGAAGGGTTAATCAATCATTATTCCTCTTTTTCTACAAAAGAACCTTCAACACCTATGAGAATGTCAAGCAATTCATCCAAAGATTTTACTTCAAATAATGAAGAGAATAATTTAGCTGACACAATTGAACATATGGAAATTACTGCTCAAGATAGTGCCTTGAAGGTTATTgaagatgataatgataaaatgaaTTCTTCTGATATTAAaaactttttaaatttattgcAATTCAAAAATTCGGGTAGTTTTAACGAGGAacattttttgtttaatgatgatgattgtgtaaataatgtaaatatgaGTGGtattatgaataatacaaaaaggatgtataatatgaatgacaTGAATCATATGAACAGCATGaacaataatagtaataattttaGTAGTATCAATCCATCCTACTTACAAGCATATGATTCCTTAACAAGTATAGGAAAAGAACACTTAGAACAACCATTATGTTTAGAAAAACATTTAGCAGAACAATATGTTCATAATAACATGATTCAaactaataataatcaagACACTATGAATGATTTTGAATCTAATGAAAATTTACAAAatgcatataataaattaaataatagttCTTTAACTAGTTGCTCAAATTTCTGGAATTATCCAGAAGATGAATTATCTACCTCAGCCCAACAAATGGCCCAGAAGGTAGAAATTTTTgattattaa